In the genome of bacterium, one region contains:
- a CDS encoding 4Fe-4S dicluster domain-containing protein, giving the protein MVPIYIMGKKYLVPKSLTILKALEYAGYQLKRGVGCRAGFCGACSTVYRTPDSYKLKVGLACQTVIEPNMWLTQIPFYPAVKRTYDITKVPPTAEGIMAYYPEIARCVACNSCTKVCPQDLEVMDIIQETLHGNIEKAADLSFDCVMCGLCASRCPAEIVHFNVSILVRRVYNYHIVPRSKQLRERIKEVEEGKYDAEIKWLKSLDRESLKKLYETRPREGDPGVELKDNKLDWNEEIKPPFYNKTA; this is encoded by the coding sequence ATGGTTCCGATTTACATAATGGGCAAAAAGTATCTCGTGCCCAAAAGCCTTACCATCCTTAAGGCACTCGAATACGCTGGTTATCAGTTGAAGCGAGGGGTTGGTTGTCGTGCGGGTTTCTGTGGAGCCTGCTCCACGGTTTACAGAACACCCGACAGCTACAAGCTTAAGGTAGGGCTTGCATGCCAGACAGTTATCGAACCCAACATGTGGTTAACCCAAATTCCGTTCTACCCTGCTGTAAAGCGAACATACGACATAACTAAAGTTCCGCCCACCGCTGAGGGCATAATGGCTTACTATCCTGAGATAGCAAGGTGTGTTGCATGCAATAGTTGCACGAAAGTGTGCCCTCAGGACCTTGAGGTTATGGACATAATTCAGGAGACCCTTCACGGGAACATCGAAAAGGCTGCTGACCTTTCGTTCGATTGTGTCATGTGCGGACTTTGCGCTTCAAGATGCCCCGCTGAGATAGTGCACTTTAATGTTTCGATTCTTGTGAGAAGGGTTTACAACTATCACATAGTGCCACGTTCAAAACAGCTCCGCGAAAGAATAAAAGAAGTTGAGGAAGGCAAGTATGATGCGGAGATAAAGTGGCTAAAGTCTCTCGACCGCGAAAGTCTTAAGAAACTTTATGAAACCAGACCTCGCGAGGGCGACCCGGGTGTTGAGCTTAAGGATAATAAGTTGGATTGGAACGAGGAAATAAAGCCGCCGTTTTACAACAAGACGGCGTAA
- a CDS encoding DUF2520 domain-containing protein, translated as MKVLWKQLGIGIIGAGRIGANLAYWLSKAGWRIKGVISKNNESAAKVAKLIPTGVYNSLTQLLQKCDVAIIAVPDRVIFDILEEICDHERTKVKTIIHTAGVLPATIIKLAGLDYAYASLHPMASISGLDTKKNPFANIFFDIDGNDFGVSLASELAKSLGGEPVVISSDTKALCHCADVFAANFVFACADVALKFFSKAGISEPLARKMVKGLVESALRNLFALGSPEGLTGPAKRGDINTILIHSFAIEDEELRAVYDAFTDYLLRLSRGEGNKI; from the coding sequence ATGAAGGTGTTATGGAAACAGCTCGGCATAGGCATTATAGGTGCGGGTCGTATAGGCGCGAATTTAGCCTACTGGCTCTCGAAAGCAGGATGGCGCATAAAAGGCGTAATCTCCAAAAATAACGAATCAGCCGCTAAAGTTGCAAAGTTAATACCCACAGGTGTTTACAATTCGCTCACGCAGTTGCTCCAAAAGTGCGATGTAGCGATAATAGCCGTGCCAGACAGAGTTATTTTCGACATACTCGAGGAGATTTGCGACCACGAGCGCACAAAGGTAAAAACGATTATTCACACCGCAGGCGTTTTGCCAGCGACAATAATAAAACTTGCCGGGCTTGACTATGCCTATGCTTCGCTCCATCCCATGGCAAGCATATCAGGTCTCGATACGAAAAAAAATCCCTTCGCCAATATCTTCTTCGACATAGATGGCAACGATTTTGGCGTGTCTCTTGCGTCTGAACTCGCCAAAAGCCTTGGCGGAGAACCAGTAGTAATATCCTCGGATACTAAAGCGCTTTGCCATTGTGCAGATGTATTCGCCGCGAACTTCGTTTTCGCCTGCGCCGATGTTGCGCTGAAATTTTTCTCCAAGGCGGGAATATCGGAACCACTGGCAAGGAAAATGGTAAAAGGGCTGGTGGAAAGCGCATTGAGAAACCTTTTCGCCCTCGGCAGCCCGGAAGGGCTCACCGGTCCAGCAAAAAGGGGAGACATAAACACGATATTAATCCACAGCTTTGCTATTGAGGATGAGGAATTGAGGGCAGTTTACGATGCTTTTACGGATTATTTGCTTAGGTTGAGTAGGGGGGAGGGGAACAAAATTTAA
- a CDS encoding FAD-binding protein: MEYHPLYSESMLRSIRKVEETRPKRLEEAKRGYRFEKLKPDEAEELLRKFHPDYIDEQKRALRVGPSKGERLNHEVADIFEAHSRIWSRFDEFTKLINEPDYVTDVLVIGGGGAASAAALMARENGAKVIMTTKLRIGDANTMMAQGGIQAAVTPVDSPAIHYLDVIGGGHFMNDPDLVEALVTDAPKTIAWLEELGVMFDKYPDGTMMVQHGGGTSRMRMHSCRDYSGAGIMRVLRDEVRNHPEDIQIIEFSSAIELILNDRGECIGAITYNMETEEYHIIHAKATVLATGGFGRLHIQGFPTTNHYGATGDGLVMGYRAGVPIRYLGAVQYHPTGAAFPEQIVGLLITEKVRGSGADVVNADGEKFVFPLEPRDIESAAIIRECAPVEKGGRGKGVVTPTGMRGVWLDAPLIDLLYGEGTIQRKLPAMVRMFNRFGIDITKEPILVYPTLHYQNGGLAIKVDGSTNVPGLFAGGEVSGGVHGTNRLMGNSLLDVVVYGRRSGTSAAIYAKEVFRDWGKPSLQHVYEYEQELAQFDDIPPDRVSPVLLPDYTPPHVKKKQLTTQYFGNLR, encoded by the coding sequence ATGGAATATCATCCGCTTTATTCCGAATCGATGCTTAGGTCGATAAGGAAGGTCGAGGAGACTCGACCAAAGAGGCTTGAGGAGGCGAAAAGAGGATACAGATTCGAGAAGTTAAAGCCCGACGAGGCTGAGGAGCTTCTCAGGAAATTTCACCCTGACTACATTGATGAGCAGAAGCGAGCGCTAAGGGTCGGTCCCTCAAAGGGCGAAAGGCTTAACCATGAGGTAGCCGACATTTTCGAGGCACACTCGCGAATATGGAGCCGATTCGATGAATTCACAAAGCTTATTAACGAGCCAGATTATGTTACCGATGTTTTGGTTATAGGTGGTGGCGGTGCAGCATCGGCGGCTGCATTAATGGCGCGCGAAAACGGCGCAAAAGTAATAATGACTACCAAGCTTCGAATCGGTGATGCCAACACAATGATGGCGCAGGGCGGAATTCAGGCGGCTGTAACTCCTGTAGACTCGCCTGCAATACATTATCTCGATGTTATCGGCGGAGGACATTTTATGAACGACCCTGACCTCGTGGAAGCGCTTGTTACAGATGCACCAAAAACTATTGCGTGGCTTGAGGAACTGGGCGTTATGTTCGACAAGTATCCTGACGGCACTATGATGGTTCAGCACGGTGGCGGAACATCGAGAATGAGGATGCATTCGTGCAGAGACTACTCCGGCGCAGGCATTATGAGGGTTCTTAGAGATGAGGTCAGAAACCACCCCGAAGATATTCAGATTATCGAATTTTCATCGGCTATAGAACTGATCCTTAACGACCGCGGAGAATGCATAGGAGCCATAACATATAACATGGAGACCGAGGAGTATCATATAATCCACGCGAAAGCGACGGTTCTTGCCACGGGCGGATTCGGTAGACTTCACATTCAGGGGTTTCCCACGACTAACCACTACGGTGCTACGGGTGATGGATTAGTTATGGGTTACAGAGCGGGAGTTCCTATACGATACCTTGGAGCAGTCCAGTATCACCCTACAGGAGCTGCCTTCCCAGAGCAAATAGTAGGGCTTCTTATTACGGAGAAAGTCCGCGGGTCGGGGGCTGATGTGGTTAACGCCGACGGCGAAAAATTCGTTTTTCCGCTTGAACCAAGGGATATTGAATCAGCGGCGATAATACGAGAATGCGCCCCTGTGGAGAAAGGGGGGCGTGGAAAGGGTGTCGTAACGCCAACGGGCATGCGTGGTGTTTGGCTTGATGCCCCCCTCATAGACCTTCTTTACGGCGAAGGAACCATCCAGCGTAAACTTCCAGCTATGGTGAGAATGTTCAACAGGTTCGGGATAGACATAACGAAAGAGCCGATACTTGTTTATCCGACACTTCACTATCAGAACGGTGGGCTTGCGATTAAAGTTGATGGTTCCACTAATGTTCCGGGGCTTTTCGCTGGCGGCGAGGTTTCCGGCGGTGTTCACGGTACCAACAGACTTATGGGCAATTCACTCCTCGATGTCGTGGTTTACGGCAGGCGCAGCGGGACATCGGCTGCTATATATGCTAAAGAAGTTTTCCGCGATTGGGGCAAACCATCACTCCAACATGTTTACGAGTATGAGCAGGAGCTGGCTCAATTCGATGACATACCACCAGATCGGGTAAGCCCAGTGCTGCTTCCCGATTATACTCCGCCTCATGTTAAAAAGAAGCAGTTAACAACCCAATATTTCGGCAATTTGCGATAA